A window of the Polaribacter batillariae genome harbors these coding sequences:
- a CDS encoding penicillin-binding protein activator LpoB — protein MKKLITIGLILAVAVLTLNSCSRKVVRINTNDQVDISGRWNDTDSRLASEELTDEILRGNWLTDFVQENGKKPIIIVGLVRNKTHEHIDAETFTKEIEKAFIKRQNARIVSGGKMREELRAERADQQENASLSTVKKFGLEAGADFMLQGNINSIVDALGRQKVVYYQIDLELTNIQTNEKVWIGDKKIKKYIKN, from the coding sequence ATGAAAAAATTAATAACAATCGGCCTTATACTTGCAGTAGCAGTTTTAACCTTAAATTCTTGTTCTAGAAAAGTAGTACGCATCAACACAAACGATCAAGTAGATATTAGCGGAAGATGGAACGACACAGATTCTAGACTGGCTTCAGAGGAGTTAACAGACGAAATTCTTAGAGGAAATTGGCTAACAGATTTTGTACAAGAAAACGGAAAAAAACCAATTATAATTGTTGGTTTGGTGCGTAATAAAACACACGAACATATAGATGCCGAAACTTTTACGAAAGAAATAGAAAAAGCATTTATAAAAAGACAAAATGCGCGTATTGTTTCTGGAGGTAAAATGAGAGAAGAGTTAAGAGCAGAACGTGCAGACCAACAAGAAAACGCTTCTTTATCTACCGTTAAAAAGTTTGGTTTAGAAGCAGGTGCAGATTTTATGTTGCAAGGAAACATCAACTCGATTGTAGATGCATTAGGAAGACAAAAAGTAGTTTATTATCAAATAGATTTAGAACTTACAAACATACAAACCAACGAAAAAGTTTGGATTGGTGATAAGAAAATTAAAAAATACATTAAAAATTAA
- a CDS encoding M3 family metallopeptidase, with the protein MTKNPLLQDFNTAPFSKITNEHYKPAIKKAIEIAKNEIHAIVKNTEKPTFENTTVALDFTGEKLNRITSIFFNLNSAETNDEIQKIAQEVSPWLSEFKNDITLNEALFKRVKEVFNAKESLELTPEQEMLLDKQYKSFARNGANLNESDKAELRKIDTQLSKLSLQFGENVLAETNAFEMHLTNEKDLAGLPDSAKEAAKQLANEKGKEGWIFTLDYPSYIPFMTYADNRELRKKLAITAGKKGFQNNKNNNEQIVLDIVKLRHKRAHLLGYKTHAHFVLEERMAETPKKVLDFSKELLEKAKPAAKKEFEKLEKYAKKLDGIDQLQKWDGAYYSEKLKKEIFNLDQEILKPYFKLENVINGVFKIANRLYDLQFEEVFNIDKYHEDVKTYNVTDTNGNFIAVFYADFHPRKGKRNGAWMTSYKPQQVKNGVNERPHVSIVCNFTKPTPTKPSLLTFNEVTTLFHEFGHALHGMLANTTYNSLSGTSVSWDFVELPSQVLENWCYEKEALEIFAKHYKTGEIIPMKYVEKIKESASFHEGMQTLRQLSFGLLDMSWHSTNPSEIKNVKDFENKAFAATELYPDVAENAMSTAFSHIFQGGYSAGYYSYKWAEVLDADAFEYFLEEGIFNKKVATKFKENVLSKGGTEKPMILYKRFRGKEPKPDALLKRAGLV; encoded by the coding sequence ATGACTAAAAACCCACTTTTACAAGATTTTAATACGGCTCCTTTTTCTAAAATTACAAACGAGCATTATAAACCCGCTATAAAAAAAGCCATAGAAATTGCAAAAAACGAAATACATGCAATTGTTAAAAACACAGAAAAACCAACTTTCGAAAATACTACAGTTGCTTTAGATTTTACTGGCGAAAAATTAAATAGAATTACCAGTATTTTCTTTAATTTAAACTCTGCAGAAACCAATGACGAAATTCAAAAAATAGCGCAAGAAGTTTCTCCTTGGTTAAGTGAATTTAAAAACGATATTACTTTAAATGAAGCACTTTTTAAAAGAGTAAAAGAGGTCTTTAATGCTAAAGAAAGTTTAGAGTTAACACCAGAGCAAGAAATGTTGTTAGACAAACAATACAAAAGTTTTGCAAGAAATGGTGCGAATTTAAACGAAAGTGATAAAGCAGAACTCCGAAAAATAGACACCCAATTATCTAAACTATCTTTACAATTTGGTGAAAATGTTTTGGCAGAAACCAATGCGTTTGAAATGCATTTAACAAATGAAAAAGATCTTGCTGGATTGCCAGATTCTGCCAAAGAAGCTGCAAAACAACTGGCTAATGAAAAAGGCAAAGAAGGATGGATATTTACACTAGATTACCCAAGTTACATCCCTTTTATGACCTATGCAGATAATAGAGAACTACGTAAAAAGTTGGCAATTACAGCCGGTAAAAAAGGTTTTCAAAATAATAAAAACAACAACGAACAAATTGTTTTAGACATTGTAAAACTGCGCCATAAAAGAGCCCATTTATTGGGCTATAAAACACATGCACATTTTGTTTTAGAAGAAAGAATGGCAGAAACACCTAAAAAAGTACTCGATTTTTCGAAAGAATTGCTAGAAAAAGCAAAACCTGCTGCTAAAAAAGAATTTGAAAAATTAGAAAAATACGCCAAAAAATTAGATGGAATAGACCAACTTCAAAAATGGGATGGTGCCTATTATTCAGAAAAATTAAAAAAAGAAATTTTTAATTTAGACCAAGAAATTTTAAAACCCTATTTTAAATTAGAAAATGTAATTAATGGTGTGTTTAAAATTGCAAATCGTTTGTACGACTTGCAGTTCGAAGAAGTTTTTAACATCGATAAATATCACGAAGATGTAAAAACCTACAATGTAACCGATACAAATGGCAATTTTATAGCCGTTTTTTATGCCGATTTTCATCCAAGAAAAGGCAAACGAAATGGTGCTTGGATGACGTCTTACAAACCTCAGCAAGTTAAAAACGGCGTAAATGAAAGACCTCATGTTTCTATCGTATGTAATTTTACAAAACCCACACCAACAAAACCATCGCTTTTAACTTTTAATGAGGTAACTACACTGTTTCACGAATTCGGGCATGCGCTACATGGCATGTTGGCCAATACAACTTACAATAGTTTGTCTGGAACTTCGGTTTCTTGGGATTTTGTAGAACTACCAAGTCAGGTTTTAGAAAATTGGTGTTACGAAAAAGAAGCTTTAGAAATCTTTGCAAAACACTACAAAACAGGAGAAATAATTCCTATGAAATATGTAGAAAAAATAAAAGAATCTGCAAGTTTTCATGAAGGAATGCAAACACTTCGTCAATTAAGTTTTGGTTTGTTAGATATGAGTTGGCATAGCACCAACCCATCTGAAATAAAAAATGTTAAAGATTTTGAAAACAAAGCTTTTGCAGCAACAGAATTATACCCAGATGTTGCAGAAAATGCAATGAGCACTGCTTTTTCGCATATTTTTCAAGGTGGATATTCTGCTGGATATTATTCTTATAAATGGGCAGAAGTTTTAGATGCAGATGCTTTTGAATACTTTTTAGAAGAAGGAATTTTTAACAAAAAAGTAGCGACCAAATTTAAAGAAAACGTACTTTCTAAGGGAGGCACAGAAAAACCAATGATTTTATACAAGCGTTTTAGAGGAAAAGAACCCAAACCAGATGCTTTGTTAAAAAGAGCAGGGTTGGTTTAA
- the purE gene encoding 5-(carboxyamino)imidazole ribonucleotide mutase yields MVGIIMGSDSDLPIMEEAIDILESLDIQIEVDIVSAHRTPEKLVDYSKNAHLRGIQVIIAGAGGAAHLPGMVASMSPLPVIGVPIKSRNSIDGWDSVLSILQMPGGVPVATVALDGAKNAGILAAQIIGASDKCVLDKIIAYKEGLKLKVEKASENVKR; encoded by the coding sequence ATGGTAGGAATAATAATGGGAAGCGATTCAGATCTTCCAATAATGGAAGAAGCAATCGATATTTTAGAGAGTTTAGATATTCAAATAGAAGTAGATATTGTATCTGCTCACAGAACTCCAGAAAAATTAGTAGATTATTCTAAAAATGCCCATTTACGTGGTATTCAAGTAATAATTGCTGGTGCTGGAGGTGCAGCACATTTACCAGGAATGGTGGCTTCTATGAGCCCTTTGCCAGTTATTGGTGTTCCTATAAAAAGTAGAAATTCTATAGATGGTTGGGATTCTGTTCTATCGATTTTACAAATGCCAGGAGGTGTTCCTGTAGCAACTGTTGCTTTAGATGGTGCAAAAAATGCAGGTATTTTGGCAGCCCAAATCATTGGCGCTTCAGACAAATGTGTTTTAGATAAAATAATCGCTTATAAAGAAGGTTTAAAACTGAAAGTTGAAAAAGCTTCTGAAAACGTAAAAAGATAA
- a CDS encoding 5-(carboxyamino)imidazole ribonucleotide synthase yields the protein MKNYFSSDFKLGVLGGGQLGRMLLAETQKFDIHTSILESNKNAPCAAICNKFVLGDLLDFNAVYNFGKTVDLLTIEIENVNLDALDKLEKEGLTIYPKPKDLRIIQSKARQKNFYIDHKIPTAEFSHYAYLEELKHSFENNIIDFPFVWKAARFGYDGNGVKIVRNFEDLKNLPNVECITEKLVPFKNELAVIVARNANGETTTYPVVEMEFHPEANQVEYVICPARIDANVAKKARETALKVVSELDFVGLLAVEMFQTTDDKILVNEVAPRPHNSGHYSIEASYTNQFEQHLRSILNLPLGNTESKVAGIMVNLVGSEGCSGKVIYQNIEEILKIDGVTPHIYGKKETRPFRKMGHVTIVDENIEKAREIAQKVKETIRVISK from the coding sequence GTGAAAAACTATTTTTCTTCAGACTTTAAATTAGGAGTTCTAGGTGGTGGTCAACTAGGAAGAATGCTACTGGCAGAAACGCAAAAATTCGACATACATACTTCTATTTTAGAGAGTAATAAAAATGCACCCTGTGCAGCAATTTGCAACAAATTTGTACTTGGAGATTTATTAGATTTTAATGCTGTTTACAACTTCGGAAAAACCGTAGATTTATTAACCATAGAAATAGAAAATGTAAATTTAGATGCCTTAGACAAGCTAGAGAAAGAAGGTTTAACGATTTACCCGAAACCGAAAGATTTGCGCATCATTCAAAGTAAAGCAAGGCAGAAGAACTTTTATATAGATCATAAAATTCCGACTGCAGAATTTTCTCATTACGCATATTTAGAAGAATTAAAACATTCTTTCGAAAACAATATCATCGATTTTCCTTTTGTGTGGAAAGCCGCACGTTTTGGGTATGATGGAAATGGCGTAAAAATCGTTCGAAATTTCGAAGACTTAAAAAACTTGCCAAATGTTGAGTGTATTACCGAAAAACTAGTTCCTTTTAAAAACGAATTGGCGGTTATTGTTGCAAGAAATGCCAATGGAGAAACAACCACATATCCTGTAGTAGAAATGGAGTTTCATCCAGAAGCAAACCAAGTAGAATACGTTATTTGCCCTGCAAGAATAGATGCAAATGTTGCAAAAAAAGCAAGAGAAACTGCTTTAAAAGTAGTAAGCGAGTTAGATTTTGTAGGCTTATTGGCTGTTGAAATGTTTCAAACTACAGACGATAAAATTTTAGTAAACGAAGTCGCTCCAAGACCTCATAATTCTGGCCATTATTCTATTGAAGCCAGTTATACCAATCAGTTCGAACAACATTTACGAAGCATTTTAAACCTTCCTTTAGGAAATACAGAAAGTAAAGTTGCAGGAATTATGGTAAATTTAGTCGGCTCAGAAGGTTGTTCTGGTAAGGTTATTTACCAAAACATAGAAGAAATTTTAAAAATAGACGGAGTTACACCACACATTTACGGAAAAAAAGAAACACGTCCTTTTCGTAAAATGGGGCATGTAACTATTGTTGATGAAAATATAGAGAAAGCAAGAGAAATTGCGCAAAAAGTAAAAGAAACAATTCGAGTAATAAGTAAATAA
- a CDS encoding Rieske (2Fe-2S) protein: MSQKVFIFISILFLSSCSKNTPIENCLLNFPVNITTDLNNPQLINAQTPGGFAELSGGAKGILLFNINGSKFVAYDRICPNTDCSAPMSFEKGLVLKCSCDNSEYSVHFGGAPQTDGSPCPAREYRVTKNGSVIRISNF; encoded by the coding sequence ATGTCTCAAAAAGTATTTATTTTTATATCGATTTTATTCCTTTCGAGTTGTTCTAAGAACACTCCAATAGAAAACTGTTTATTAAATTTTCCTGTAAATATAACCACAGATTTAAACAATCCGCAATTAATTAACGCTCAAACTCCTGGAGGTTTTGCAGAACTCTCTGGAGGTGCAAAAGGCATTTTATTATTCAACATAAATGGTAGCAAGTTTGTTGCTTACGACAGAATTTGCCCAAATACAGATTGTAGTGCTCCAATGAGTTTCGAAAAAGGCTTGGTTTTAAAATGTAGCTGCGACAATAGTGAGTATAGTGTTCATTTTGGTGGTGCTCCGCAAACAGATGGCTCTCCATGTCCTGCAAGAGAATATCGTGTTACAAAAAATGGTTCTGTAATTCGTATCAGTAATTTTTAG
- the greA gene encoding transcription elongation factor GreA: MSDISYYSPEGLKKLKDELVQLEQVERPRVTQEIADARDKGDLSENAEYHAAKEEQSHLETKIAKLKNVIANARILDESQLDTSKILIHSNVVIKNITNGMEMKYRLVADSETDVRNGKLSVNSPIGKGLLGKKVGEIAEIQVPNGIMKFEIIEISR; encoded by the coding sequence ATGAGTGATATATCTTACTATTCACCTGAAGGATTAAAAAAATTGAAGGATGAATTGGTTCAATTAGAACAAGTAGAACGACCAAGAGTAACGCAAGAAATTGCAGATGCAAGAGATAAAGGAGATTTAAGTGAAAATGCAGAATACCATGCAGCAAAAGAAGAACAATCTCATTTAGAAACCAAGATCGCAAAATTAAAAAATGTAATTGCTAATGCACGTATTTTAGACGAATCTCAGTTAGATACATCTAAAATCTTAATTCATTCGAACGTAGTTATTAAAAATATTACAAACGGAATGGAAATGAAATATAGATTGGTGGCTGATTCTGAAACGGACGTTAGAAACGGAAAATTATCTGTAAATTCTCCTATTGGAAAAGGGTTGTTAGGAAAAAAAGTTGGTGAAATTGCAGAAATTCAGGTTCCAAATGGAATTATGAAGTTTGAAATTATTGAGATTTCGAGATAG
- a CDS encoding HIT family protein → MSIFTKIITGEIPSYKVAENNDFIAFLDINPNAKGHTLVVPKKEENKIFDLSKDEYKNLMDFSYDVAKAIEKAMPCKRVGMSVIGLEVPHVHVHLIPLNDMADIQFNKKIKLTNEEFVALAEKIAAEF, encoded by the coding sequence ATGAGCATATTCACAAAAATAATTACAGGAGAAATACCAAGTTATAAAGTTGCAGAAAACAACGATTTTATTGCTTTTTTAGACATCAACCCCAATGCAAAAGGGCACACTTTAGTAGTTCCAAAAAAGGAAGAAAATAAGATTTTTGATTTGTCTAAAGACGAATATAAAAACTTAATGGATTTCTCTTACGATGTTGCAAAAGCGATTGAAAAAGCGATGCCTTGTAAAAGAGTAGGAATGAGTGTTATTGGATTGGAAGTACCTCATGTGCATGTGCATTTAATTCCATTAAATGATATGGCAGATATTCAATTCAATAAAAAAATAAAGCTAACGAATGAAGAATTTGTTGCTTTGGCTGAAAAAATTGCTGCTGAATTTTAG